Within the Halomonas sp. HL-93 genome, the region GGTGAGCCAAGAGATTATTGTATATAGCGACTACGTTTGCCCCTTCTGCCTGCTGGCGGAAGAGGTGATTGCCCAGGCCACCGAGGGCTTGGATGTTGAGGTTCGCTGGCGCCCCTTCGAGCTGCGCCCTGCCCCGGTGCCTACCTTAAAGGTAGAAGATCCATACCTGCCCCGCGTTTGGCGCGAGTCGGTTTACCCCATGGCGGAAAAGCTCGGCGTGCCCATCAAGCTGCCCACTATCTCCCCGCAGCCGCGTACCGACAAGGCCTTTGAAGTATTCGCCATGGCCGAAGAACAGGGTGCCGGCCACGCCTATTCGATG harbors:
- a CDS encoding DsbA family oxidoreductase produces the protein MVSQEIIVYSDYVCPFCLLAEEVIAQATEGLDVEVRWRPFELRPAPVPTLKVEDPYLPRVWRESVYPMAEKLGVPIKLPTISPQPRTDKAFEVFAMAEEQGAGHAYSMATLKAFFQQERDIGDPNVLADIGEAVGLAHQAVLDALADGRYREQHQAALRHAVEEAHIQSVPTLIIGGETVQGVPDPLALRRFLTERA